In Oryza brachyantha chromosome 1, ObraRS2, whole genome shotgun sequence, the following are encoded in one genomic region:
- the LOC102718517 gene encoding carbonyl reductase [NADPH] 3-like, which translates to MGKKGKEAARQRREQRRREVTLLRAVPYEPHQRWWWWDGLAPGQGRAVAVVTGANRGIGYEVARQLARHGLHVVLTSRGAARGRDAAEQIRAEGGPAVTVSVESRQLDVADAASVESFAAWVERAHGGIHVLVNNAGVNFNRGADNSVEFAEQVIETNYFGTKRMIEAMMPLMKTSPHGGRVVNVSSRLGRVNGRRNRIGDASLRERLLDDDHLSEELIDEMVMEFLEQTKQDNWSSNEWPQMYTDYSVSKLAVNSYTRLLARRLSNRPEGQKIYVNCFCPGWVKTAMTGWEGNISAEEGADTGVWLALLQQDQSTIGKFFAERREISF; encoded by the exons ATGGGGAAGAAGGGcaaggaggcggcgcggcagcggcgggagcagcggcggcgggaggtcaCGCTCCTCCGCGCCGTCCCCTACGAGCCGCAccagcggtggtggtggtgggacgGCCTCGCGCCGGGGCAGgggcgggcggtggcggtggtgacggGGGCCAACCGCGGGATCGGCTACGAGGTCGCGCGGCAGCTCGCGCGCCACGGCCTCCACGTCGTCCTCACCtcccgcggcgccgcgcgtggCCGGGACGCGGCGGAGCAGATCCGGGCGGAGGGGGGTCCCGCCGTGACCGTGAGCGTGGAGTCGCGGCAGCTCGACGTGGCGGACGCCGCGTCCGTGGAGAGCTTCGCGGCCTGGGTGGAGCGTGCCCATGGCGGCATCCATGTCCTC GTTAACAATGCAGGTGTAAACTTCAATAGAGGAGCAGATAATTCTGTTGAGTTCGCTGAGCAAGTTATTGAGACAAATTACTTTGGCACAAAGCGGATGATTGAAGCCATGATGCCACTAATGAAAACTTCTCCCCATGGTGGCCGGGTAGTGAATGTAAGCTCAAGGCTTGGTAGAGTCAATGGCAGACGCAAT AGAATTGGTGATGCAAGTCTAAGAGAGCGACTGTTGGATGATGATCACTTATCTGAGGAGTTGATTGATGAAATGGTCATGGAATTCCTTGAACAAACCAAGCAAGATAATTGGTCCTCCAATGAGTGGCCGCAGATGTACACCGACTATTCGGTCTCAAAGCTTGCTGTTAATTCTTATACAAGACTCTTGGCGAGGAGGCTGTCGAATAGGCCTGAAGGACAAAAGATATACGTAAATTGTTTCTGTCCTGGGTGGGTAAAGACTGCCATGACTGGATGGGAAGGGAATATTTCAGCTGAAGAAGGTGCTGATACTGGAGTATGGCTTGCCCTATTACAACAGGATCAATCTACAATTGGGAAGTTCTTTGCAGAGAGACGGGAGATAAGCTTCTGA
- the LOC121055991 gene encoding anther-specific protein RTS-like, with protein MAATAAAGAAGGSAMKAAAVVMLVVLAAVAATAAEPPIDGKVKTAAATTGGGGDRRAYTAGLAQCVAGCANKVTSCMVGCYGNGNGGGGGGGGAATAMPSCLVGCTSDVLSCATGCSNTSL; from the coding sequence atggcggcgacggcagcagctggtgccgccggcggcagcgccatGAAAGCGGCCGCCGTGGTGATGCTCGTGgtgctggcggcggtggcggccaccGCGGCCGAGCCACCGATCGACGGCAAGGTCAAGACTGCTGCGGcgaccaccggcggcggcggcgaccgccgcGCCTACACGGCGGGGCTGGCGCAGTGCGTGGCCGGGTGCGCGAACAAGGTGACCTCCTGCATGGTCGGCTGCTACGGCaacggcaatggcggcggcggcgggggtggcggcgccgcgacggcgatgcCGTCCTGCCTCGTCGGCTGCACCAGCGACGTGTTGTCCTGCGCCACCGGCTGCTCCAACACCTCACTCTGA
- the LOC121053316 gene encoding protein BUNDLE SHEATH DEFECTIVE 2, chloroplastic, protein MASASLLCPAASSCRSASFRHRDSSSSPLFHLPPSSFPSRSRRRHPTPSSSPRPRSIVTPAAYGYGGDVMRPLDTQTLLIGAAVVSAVSLSLVLGLKGDPMPCDRCAGNGGTKCVFCNDGKMKVENGVVDCRVCKGAGLILCKKCSGSGYSRRL, encoded by the exons ATGGCGTCCGCTTCCCtcctctgccccgccgcctcgtcctGCCGCTCCGCCTCCTTCCGCCACCgcgactcctcctcctccccgctcTTCCACCTTcccccctcttccttcccctctcggtcccggcggcggcatcccactccgtcctcctctccccgccctCGCTCCATCGTCACGCCCGCCGCCTACGGTTACGGTGGCGACGTGATGAGGCCCCTCGACACGCAGACGCTCCtcatcggcgccgccgtggtctccgccgtctccctctccctcgtcCTCGGCCTCAAG GGTGATCCGATGCCGTGCGACAGGTGCGCCGGAAATG GAGGCACAAAGTGTGTCTTTTGCAACGATGGCAAGATGAAGGTAGAAAATGGAGTGGTCGACTGCCGTGTATGCAAAGGAGCAG GGTTAATACTATGCAAGAAGTGTTCAGGTTCTGGTTACTCCAGGCGCTTGTAG
- the LOC121053326 gene encoding uncharacterized protein LOC121053326 has translation MPTGAMKRLFVESSSNSGRGAAAAAGAVLCAPRPRRVQAHPCSADLILGPPPFLSCNTNKKQREGKSKAPEDLFDGGEEDDGSWALFGGSPPARADNPLVHDPHFLLNQRPHAAAAAVPDLSIFDHRSHHGHLVPAYSNSNSSSSSFAPSFAPAVRIQGFDVAACRSSHSSSGGSRVLSARA, from the exons ATGCCGACCGGAGCGATGAAGAGGCTGTTTGTTGAGTCGTCGTCGAACTCCGGcaggggggcggcggcggcggccggggcggtGCTgtgcgcgccgcggccgcggcgggtgCAGGCCCACCCTTGCAGCGCTGACCTCATCCTTGGGCCTCCTCCCTTCCTGAGCTGCAACACCAACAAAAAG CAAAGAGAAGGGAAGAGCAAGGCGCCGGAGGATCtgttcgacggcggcgaggaggacgacgggaGCTGGGCGTTGTTCGgcgggtcgccgccggcgcgcgcggacAACCCGCTCGTCCACGACCCGCACTTCCTGCTCAACCAGcgcccccacgccgccgccgccgccgtgccggacCTCTCGATTTTTGACCACCGGAGCCACCACGGCCACCTTGTCCCCGCCTATAGCAATAGcaatagcagcagcagcagttttGCCCCGTCGTTCGCGCCGGCGGTGAGGATCCAGGGGTtcgacgtcgccgcctgccGGAGCTCccacagcagcagcggcggcagccgcGTGCTGTCCGCCCGCGCTTga
- the LOC102716916 gene encoding potassium transporter 5 isoform X1 has product MAEPLHTSSNGGAEGGANTGFASEKTLPSTKRLQRYDSLHMEAGKIPGGQSHLAKQVGWATTLHLAFQSIGVVYGDMGTSPLYVFSSTFTSGINDTNDILGVMSLIIYTVALLPLIKYCFIVLRANDNGDGGTFALYSLISRYARISLIPNQQAEDAMVSHYKLESPSNRVKRAHWIKQNMENSPKFKIMLFLVTILATSMVIGDGVLTPCISVLSAVGGIKQSAKSLNQGQIAGIAIAILIVLFLVQRFGTDKVGYTFAPIILTWFIFIAGIGVYNLFKHDTGVLKSFNPKYIVDYFKRNGKQGWISLGGVILCITGTEAMFADLGHFDVRAIQIGFSVVLLPSVLLAYIGQAAYLRIYPEHVADTFYKSIPGPLYWPTFVVAVAAAIIASQAMISGAFAIIAQSQILGCFPRVRVTHTSTKFHGQVYIPEINYLLMVLCVVVTAIFQTTDKIGNAYGIAVVFVMFITTLLVTLVMAMIWKTSLLWIALFPVIFGGVELIYLSSAFYKFTQGGYLPLVFAAILMFIMATWHYVHVHRYKYELKNKVSSNYVSELALRRNLARLPGIGFLYSELVQGIPPILPHLVEKVPSIHSVLVIISIKYLPISKIETKERFLFRYVEPKEYRVFRCVVRYGYNDKVEDPGEFESLVIENLKQFIHEESFYSQSSHSLEGEPIQELGDVVNPATEAQDSMLSRNNAYQHTADPRNGCMDVIQSIHNEMGNGVVHLLGETNVVAESNADLLKKIIVDYVYNFIRKNFRQPEKIICVPHNRLLRVGMTYEI; this is encoded by the exons ATGGCCGAGCCTCTCCACACAAGCAGCAACGGAGGCGCTGAAGGGGGTGCGAACACTGGATTTGCATCAGAGAAGACACTGCCATCGACAAAAAGGTTGCAGAGATATGATTCACTGCACATGGAAGCTGGAAAGATCCCAGGTGGCCAAAGCCATTTAGCCAAG CAGGTTGGATGGGCGACCACACTACACTTGGCCTTCCAGAGCATAGGCGTGGTTTATGGGGACATGGGGACTTCTCCTCTCTACGTGTTTTCCAGCACCTTTACAAGTGGGATCAATGACACCAATGACATCCTTGGTGTTATGTCTCTGATTATCTACACTGTGGCTCTCCTCCCATTAATAAAATACTGTTTCATTGTTTTGAGAGCAAATGACAATGGTGACG GTGGAACGTTTGCACTTTATTCCTTGATATCTAGGTATGCTAGGATTAGCTTGATACCCAATCAGCAGGCAGAAGATGCAATGGTCTCACACTACAAGTTAGAGTCCCCCTCAAATCGTGTCAAGCGGGCTCATTGGATTAAGCAAAATATGGAGAACAGTCCAAAATTTAAGATCATGCTTTTCCTAGTAACGATTCTGGCAACATCTATGGTGATTGGCGACGGCGTACTAACTCCATGTATTTCAG tgCTTAGTGCTGTTGGGGGAATCAAGCAATCAGCAAAGTCCCTGAATCAAG GACAAATTGCTGGCATCGCAATCGCTATTCTGATTGTCCTCTTCCTTGTCCAGCGGTTTGGCACAGACAAAGTTGGTTACACATTTGCCCCTATAATCTTGACATGGTTCATCTTTATTGCTGGTATTGGAGTTTATAATCTGTTCAAACATGATACTGGTGTTCTAAAATCATTCAATCCAAAATATATTGTGgactattttaaaagaaatggaaAGCAAGGTTGGATTTCCCTTGGAGGTGTTATCTTATGCATTACAG GGACTGAAGCAATGTTTGCTGACCTTGGTCACTTCGATGTGAGAGCCATTCAG ATTGGATTTTCTGTAGTTCTCCTTCCTTCAGTACTACTGGCGTACATTGGACAAGCTGCATATCTTCGCATCTATCCAGAACATGTTGCGGATACATTCTACAAATCAATTCCAG GCCCACTATATTGGCCAACATTTGTGGTGGCAGTCGCAGCTGCCATAATTGCAAGCCAGGCTATGATATCTGGTGCATTTGCAATCATTGCTCAGTCCCAAATCCTAGGTTGTTTTCCACGAGTTCGTGTGACCCATACTTCAACAAAGTTTCATGGGCAAGTGTACATTCCAGAGATCAATTATCTATTGATGGTTTTGTGCGTCGTTGTTACAGCTATTTTCCAAACTACAGACAAAATTGGCAATGCATACG GAATCGCTGTTGTCTTTGTGATGTTTATAACAACACTACTAGTCACTCTAGTGATGGCCATGATATGGAAGACAAGTCTTTTGTGGATAGCACTCTTTCCAGTAATATTTGGTGGTGTGGAGCTCATATACTTATCTTCGGCATTCTACAAATTTACTCAAGGTGGATACTTGCCACTAGTTTTTGCTGCCATTTTGATGTTTATAATGGCCACATGGCATTATGTCCATGTTCATCGGTACAAATATGAGCTCAAGAACAAAGTGTCAAGCAATTATGTGTCAGAGTTGGCATTAAGGCGAAATCTTGCCAGGCTGCCAGGAATAGGTTTTCTATACTCAGAACTTGTGCAGGGCATCCCACCCATACTTCCTCACTTGGTAGAAAAGGTACCTTCCATCCATTCGGTACTTGTGATTATCTCCATAAAGTACTTACCAATCAGCAAGATAGAAACAAAGGAACGGTTCCTCTTCCGATATGTGGAACCAAAAGAATACAGAGTATTCCGATGTGTGGTACGCTATGGATACAATGATAAAGTAGAAGATCCAGGAGAATTTGAGAGCTTGGTCATTGAAAACTTGAAGCAATTCATCCACGAGGAATCCTTCTACAGCCAAAGTAGCCATTCACTTGAAGGAGAACCAATCCAAGAATTAGGAGATGTAGTGAACCCCGCCACTGAAGCTCAAGATTCAATGTTGTCCAGAAATAATGCATACCAACACACAGCTGATCCAAGAAATGGATGCATGGATGTGATACAATCAATTCACAACGAAATGGGGAATGGTGTTGTCCATCTTCTGGGAGAAACCAATGTGGTGGCAGAATCGAATGCTGATTTACTTAAGAAAATAATAGTTGATTATGTGTACAATTTCATTAGGAAGAACTTCAGGCAACCAGAGAAGATCATATGTGTTCCTCATAACAGACTGTTGCGGGTAGGAATGACGTATGAGATCTAG
- the LOC102716916 gene encoding potassium transporter 5 isoform X2, protein MAEPLHTSSNGGAEGGANTGFASEKTLPSTKRLQRYDSLHMEAGKIPGGQSHLAKVGWATTLHLAFQSIGVVYGDMGTSPLYVFSSTFTSGINDTNDILGVMSLIIYTVALLPLIKYCFIVLRANDNGDGGTFALYSLISRYARISLIPNQQAEDAMVSHYKLESPSNRVKRAHWIKQNMENSPKFKIMLFLVTILATSMVIGDGVLTPCISVLSAVGGIKQSAKSLNQGQIAGIAIAILIVLFLVQRFGTDKVGYTFAPIILTWFIFIAGIGVYNLFKHDTGVLKSFNPKYIVDYFKRNGKQGWISLGGVILCITGTEAMFADLGHFDVRAIQIGFSVVLLPSVLLAYIGQAAYLRIYPEHVADTFYKSIPGPLYWPTFVVAVAAAIIASQAMISGAFAIIAQSQILGCFPRVRVTHTSTKFHGQVYIPEINYLLMVLCVVVTAIFQTTDKIGNAYGIAVVFVMFITTLLVTLVMAMIWKTSLLWIALFPVIFGGVELIYLSSAFYKFTQGGYLPLVFAAILMFIMATWHYVHVHRYKYELKNKVSSNYVSELALRRNLARLPGIGFLYSELVQGIPPILPHLVEKVPSIHSVLVIISIKYLPISKIETKERFLFRYVEPKEYRVFRCVVRYGYNDKVEDPGEFESLVIENLKQFIHEESFYSQSSHSLEGEPIQELGDVVNPATEAQDSMLSRNNAYQHTADPRNGCMDVIQSIHNEMGNGVVHLLGETNVVAESNADLLKKIIVDYVYNFIRKNFRQPEKIICVPHNRLLRVGMTYEI, encoded by the exons ATGGCCGAGCCTCTCCACACAAGCAGCAACGGAGGCGCTGAAGGGGGTGCGAACACTGGATTTGCATCAGAGAAGACACTGCCATCGACAAAAAGGTTGCAGAGATATGATTCACTGCACATGGAAGCTGGAAAGATCCCAGGTGGCCAAAGCCATTTAGCCAAG GTTGGATGGGCGACCACACTACACTTGGCCTTCCAGAGCATAGGCGTGGTTTATGGGGACATGGGGACTTCTCCTCTCTACGTGTTTTCCAGCACCTTTACAAGTGGGATCAATGACACCAATGACATCCTTGGTGTTATGTCTCTGATTATCTACACTGTGGCTCTCCTCCCATTAATAAAATACTGTTTCATTGTTTTGAGAGCAAATGACAATGGTGACG GTGGAACGTTTGCACTTTATTCCTTGATATCTAGGTATGCTAGGATTAGCTTGATACCCAATCAGCAGGCAGAAGATGCAATGGTCTCACACTACAAGTTAGAGTCCCCCTCAAATCGTGTCAAGCGGGCTCATTGGATTAAGCAAAATATGGAGAACAGTCCAAAATTTAAGATCATGCTTTTCCTAGTAACGATTCTGGCAACATCTATGGTGATTGGCGACGGCGTACTAACTCCATGTATTTCAG tgCTTAGTGCTGTTGGGGGAATCAAGCAATCAGCAAAGTCCCTGAATCAAG GACAAATTGCTGGCATCGCAATCGCTATTCTGATTGTCCTCTTCCTTGTCCAGCGGTTTGGCACAGACAAAGTTGGTTACACATTTGCCCCTATAATCTTGACATGGTTCATCTTTATTGCTGGTATTGGAGTTTATAATCTGTTCAAACATGATACTGGTGTTCTAAAATCATTCAATCCAAAATATATTGTGgactattttaaaagaaatggaaAGCAAGGTTGGATTTCCCTTGGAGGTGTTATCTTATGCATTACAG GGACTGAAGCAATGTTTGCTGACCTTGGTCACTTCGATGTGAGAGCCATTCAG ATTGGATTTTCTGTAGTTCTCCTTCCTTCAGTACTACTGGCGTACATTGGACAAGCTGCATATCTTCGCATCTATCCAGAACATGTTGCGGATACATTCTACAAATCAATTCCAG GCCCACTATATTGGCCAACATTTGTGGTGGCAGTCGCAGCTGCCATAATTGCAAGCCAGGCTATGATATCTGGTGCATTTGCAATCATTGCTCAGTCCCAAATCCTAGGTTGTTTTCCACGAGTTCGTGTGACCCATACTTCAACAAAGTTTCATGGGCAAGTGTACATTCCAGAGATCAATTATCTATTGATGGTTTTGTGCGTCGTTGTTACAGCTATTTTCCAAACTACAGACAAAATTGGCAATGCATACG GAATCGCTGTTGTCTTTGTGATGTTTATAACAACACTACTAGTCACTCTAGTGATGGCCATGATATGGAAGACAAGTCTTTTGTGGATAGCACTCTTTCCAGTAATATTTGGTGGTGTGGAGCTCATATACTTATCTTCGGCATTCTACAAATTTACTCAAGGTGGATACTTGCCACTAGTTTTTGCTGCCATTTTGATGTTTATAATGGCCACATGGCATTATGTCCATGTTCATCGGTACAAATATGAGCTCAAGAACAAAGTGTCAAGCAATTATGTGTCAGAGTTGGCATTAAGGCGAAATCTTGCCAGGCTGCCAGGAATAGGTTTTCTATACTCAGAACTTGTGCAGGGCATCCCACCCATACTTCCTCACTTGGTAGAAAAGGTACCTTCCATCCATTCGGTACTTGTGATTATCTCCATAAAGTACTTACCAATCAGCAAGATAGAAACAAAGGAACGGTTCCTCTTCCGATATGTGGAACCAAAAGAATACAGAGTATTCCGATGTGTGGTACGCTATGGATACAATGATAAAGTAGAAGATCCAGGAGAATTTGAGAGCTTGGTCATTGAAAACTTGAAGCAATTCATCCACGAGGAATCCTTCTACAGCCAAAGTAGCCATTCACTTGAAGGAGAACCAATCCAAGAATTAGGAGATGTAGTGAACCCCGCCACTGAAGCTCAAGATTCAATGTTGTCCAGAAATAATGCATACCAACACACAGCTGATCCAAGAAATGGATGCATGGATGTGATACAATCAATTCACAACGAAATGGGGAATGGTGTTGTCCATCTTCTGGGAGAAACCAATGTGGTGGCAGAATCGAATGCTGATTTACTTAAGAAAATAATAGTTGATTATGTGTACAATTTCATTAGGAAGAACTTCAGGCAACCAGAGAAGATCATATGTGTTCCTCATAACAGACTGTTGCGGGTAGGAATGACGTATGAGATCTAG
- the LOC102719077 gene encoding uncharacterized protein LOC102719077, with product MEVNSAPETARRMWGYLRAVFFMVRKGLLSSKRRLLLSMQLVVRIKRRNRAVARSVANLLSHHHGGGAGRRREYEFSCSNSPVMAGGAFSYGGGGGSLSRRRLAYFPCLGADQDVEEPQLYGGATEAALQRIEYYAAAAAAASPAPSSPGLLLQEALAPGDECTPARSPLLGTTGGYSVRVSNYSSEEDEDDGYYSHAGGGGAVDDEAEEFIRRFYEQLRRQNHVALLPYVTETAA from the coding sequence ATGGAGGTGAACTcggcgccggagacggcgaggaggatgtGGGGGTACCTGCGGGCGGTGTTCTTCATGGTGAGGAAGGGGTTGCTCTCCTCCAAGCGGAGGCTGCTGCTCAGCATGCAGCTCGTCGTGAGGATCAAGAGGAGGAACAGGGCGGTCGCGCGCTCCGTCGCCAACCTGCTGTCGCAtcaccacggcggcggcgcggggcggcggcgggagtacGAGTTCTCGTGCAGCAACAGCCCGGTGATGGCGGGTGGCGCTTTCTCctacggcggtggcggcggtagTCTCTCGAGGCGGCGGCTCGCGTACTTCCCGTGCCTCGGCGCGGACCAGGACGTCGAGGAGCCGCAGCTCTAtggcggcgcgacggaggcggcgctgcAGAGGATCGAGtactacgccgccgccgccgccgccgcctccccggcgccgtcgtcgccggggcTCCTGCTTCAGGAGGCGCTCGCCCCGGGGGACGAGTGCACGccggcgcgctcgccgctgctGGGCACCACGGGCGGCTACTCCGTGCGGGTGTCCAACTACTCCtcggaggaggatgaggacgACGGCTACTAcagccacgccggcggcggcggggccgtgGACGACGAGGCCGAGGAGTTCATCAGGCGCTTCTACGAGCAGCTGCGCCGCCAGAACCacgtcgccctcctcccctACGTGACGGAAACCGCCGCGTGA